From a single Chlorocebus sabaeus isolate Y175 chromosome X, mChlSab1.0.hap1, whole genome shotgun sequence genomic region:
- the ZC4H2 gene encoding zinc finger C4H2 domain-containing protein isoform X1, producing MADEQEIMCKLESIKEIRNKTLQMEKIKARLKAEFEALESEERHLKEYKQEMDLLLQEKMAHVEELRLIHADINVMENTIKQSENDLNKLLESTRRLHDEYKPLKEHVDALRMTLGLQRLPDLCEEEEKLSLDYFEKQKAEWQTEPQEPPIPESLAAAAAAAQQLQVARKQDTRQTATFRQQPPPMKACLSCHQQIHRNAPICPLCKAKSRSRNPKKPKRKQDE from the exons GAACAAGACCCTGCAGATGGAGAAGATCAAGGCTCGTTTGAAGGCTGAGTTTGAGGCACTTGAGTCAGAGGAAAGGCACCTGAAGGAATACAAGCAGGAGATGGACCTTCTGCTACAGGAGAAGATGGCCCATGTGGAGGAACTCCGACTGATCCATGCTGACATTAATGTG ATGGAAAACACTATCAAACAATCTGAGAATGACCTAAACAAGCTGCTAGAGTCTACAAGGAGGCTGCATGATGAGTATAAGCCACTGAAAGAACATGTGGATGCCCTGCGCATGActctgggcctgcagaggctCCCTGATTTGTGTGAAGAAGAGGAGAAACTTTCCTTGGA TTACTTTGAgaagcagaaagcagaatggCAGACGGAACCTCAGGAGCCCCCCATCCCTGAGTCCCTGGCCGCTGCAGCCGCTGCCGCCCAACAGCTCCAAGTGGCTAGGAAGCAGGACACTAGGCAGACGGCCACCTTCAGGCAACAGCCCCCTCCTATGAAG GCCTGCTTGTCATGTCACCAGCAAATTCACCGGAATGCACCTATATGCCCTCTATGCAAGGCCAAGAGTCGGTCCCGGAACCCCAAAAAGCCGAAACGGAAGCAGGATGAATAA
- the ZC4H2 gene encoding zinc finger C4H2 domain-containing protein isoform X3, which produces MADEQEIMCKLESIKEIRNKTLQMEKIKARLKAEFEALESEERHLKEYKQEMDLLLQEKMAHVEELRLIHADINVMENTIKQSENDLNKLLESTRRLHDEYKPLKEHVDALRMTLGLQRLPDLCEEEEKLSLEPACHVTSKFTGMHLYALYARPRVGPGTPKSRNGSRMNKEREST; this is translated from the exons GAACAAGACCCTGCAGATGGAGAAGATCAAGGCTCGTTTGAAGGCTGAGTTTGAGGCACTTGAGTCAGAGGAAAGGCACCTGAAGGAATACAAGCAGGAGATGGACCTTCTGCTACAGGAGAAGATGGCCCATGTGGAGGAACTCCGACTGATCCATGCTGACATTAATGTG ATGGAAAACACTATCAAACAATCTGAGAATGACCTAAACAAGCTGCTAGAGTCTACAAGGAGGCTGCATGATGAGTATAAGCCACTGAAAGAACATGTGGATGCCCTGCGCATGActctgggcctgcagaggctCCCTGATTTGTGTGAAGAAGAGGAGAAACTTTCCTTGGA GCCTGCTTGTCATGTCACCAGCAAATTCACCGGAATGCACCTATATGCCCTCTATGCAAGGCCAAGAGTCGGTCCCGGAACCCCAAAAAGCCGAAACGGAAGCAGGATGAATAAAGAAAGGGAGAGCACATGA
- the ZC4H2 gene encoding zinc finger C4H2 domain-containing protein isoform X2 encodes MEKIKARLKAEFEALESEERHLKEYKQEMDLLLQEKMAHVEELRLIHADINVMENTIKQSENDLNKLLESTRRLHDEYKPLKEHVDALRMTLGLQRLPDLCEEEEKLSLDYFEKQKAEWQTEPQEPPIPESLAAAAAAAQQLQVARKQDTRQTATFRQQPPPMKACLSCHQQIHRNAPICPLCKAKSRSRNPKKPKRKQDE; translated from the exons ATGGAGAAGATCAAGGCTCGTTTGAAGGCTGAGTTTGAGGCACTTGAGTCAGAGGAAAGGCACCTGAAGGAATACAAGCAGGAGATGGACCTTCTGCTACAGGAGAAGATGGCCCATGTGGAGGAACTCCGACTGATCCATGCTGACATTAATGTG ATGGAAAACACTATCAAACAATCTGAGAATGACCTAAACAAGCTGCTAGAGTCTACAAGGAGGCTGCATGATGAGTATAAGCCACTGAAAGAACATGTGGATGCCCTGCGCATGActctgggcctgcagaggctCCCTGATTTGTGTGAAGAAGAGGAGAAACTTTCCTTGGA TTACTTTGAgaagcagaaagcagaatggCAGACGGAACCTCAGGAGCCCCCCATCCCTGAGTCCCTGGCCGCTGCAGCCGCTGCCGCCCAACAGCTCCAAGTGGCTAGGAAGCAGGACACTAGGCAGACGGCCACCTTCAGGCAACAGCCCCCTCCTATGAAG GCCTGCTTGTCATGTCACCAGCAAATTCACCGGAATGCACCTATATGCCCTCTATGCAAGGCCAAGAGTCGGTCCCGGAACCCCAAAAAGCCGAAACGGAAGCAGGATGAATAA